A region from the Malus domestica chromosome 07, GDT2T_hap1 genome encodes:
- the LOC103420806 gene encoding ERAD-associated E3 ubiquitin-protein ligase HRD1B-like yields MMKLQTYGGVSLVATLAIVYHAFSSRGQFYPAMVYLSTSKISLVLLLNMGLVIMCTMWQLTKKLFLGSLREAEVERLNEQSWREVMEILFAITIFRQDFSVSFLAMVTALLLIKALHWLAQKRVEYIETTPSVPMLSHVRIVSFLGFLLVLDSLFLYSSISNLIRTQKASVSLFFSFEYMILATTTVSTFVKYVFYVTDMLMEGQWEKKPVYTFYLELIRDLLHLSLYLCFFLVIFTYYGVPLHLIRELYETFRNFKIRIADYIRYRKLTSNMNDRFPDATPEELNASDATCIICREEMTTAKKLLCGHLFHVACLRSWLERQHTCPTCRALVVPPDSGTGTAGHRGSQSDVHQQGTGTTAQGGGVAGDNVSQHEARLRAAAAAASIYEKSYVYPSANRLVWSPGYTAIPQVQRHTADSSNTESGGESSIGQSQPQLAAQGGAANLSFSQFPPYMFVPGANLAYGERLGSDPNLTASPLEAQKKLLQHRIEILQNQLQVLQKPKPKESVDMGPTMASLDGKGKSIAASSSVSDCGRHEDRVDS; encoded by the exons ATGATGAAGCTGCAAACCTATGGCGGGGTTAGTTTGGTAGCAACCCTAGCGATTGTTTATCATGCATTTAGCAGTAGAGGCCAGTTTTATCCGGCAATGGTGTATTTGTCGACGTCGAAGATCAGCTTGGTGTTGCTTCTCAACATGGGTCTGGTTATTATGTGTACTATGTGGCAATTGACTAAAAAGCTCTTCCTTGGATCACTCCGGGAAGCCGAGGTTGAGAGGCTTAATGAGCAGTCGTGGCGGGAAGTCATGGAAATCCTCTTTGCCATCACTATTTTCAGGCAGGACTTTTCGGTCTCATTTCTTGCTATGGTTACAGCTCTGTTGTTAATCAAGGCTTTGCATTGGTTGGCTCAGAAGAGGGTTGAGTACATCGAGACTACTCCGTCCGTGCCCATGCTGTCTCATGTTCGGATTGTCTCCTTTTTGGGTTTCTTGCTTGTTCTAGATAGTCTCTTTTTGTACAGTTCTATTAGCAACTTGATAAGgacacaaaaggcctcggtttCCCTCTTTTTTTCGTTCGA GTACATGATACTAGCAACAACAACAGTGTCAACATTTGTGAAATATGTTTTCTATGTTACTGACATGCTTATGGAGGGACAATGGGAGAAGAAGCCTGTCTACACGTTCTACTTGGAACTTATTCGGGACTTGCTTCACTTGTCTCTGTATTTGTGCTTCTTCCTCGTGATTTTCAC GTACTATGGTGTGCCATTGCACTTGATACGTGAGCTCTATGAAACATTTAGGAACTTTAAGATTCGCATTGCTGATTATATTCGTTATCGAAAGCTCACATCAAACATGAATGATCGATTCCCAGATGCTACGCCTGAAGAACTTAATGC AAGTGATGCAACTTGTATCATTTGCCGTGAAGAGATGACAACAGCCAAGAAACTATTATGTGGACACCTTTTTCATGTCGCTTGCCTACGATCATGGTTAGAGCGACAGCATACCTGCCCTACTTGCAGAGCCCTAGTTGTACCTCCTGACAGTGGGACAGGTACAGCTGGACATAGGGGTTCACAGTCAGATGTTCATCAACAGG GGACAGGCACAACGGCTCAGGGTGGTGGAGTTGCGGGTGATAATGTGAGCCAACATGAAGCCAGGCTCcgagctgctgctgctgctgcatcaATATATGAGAAGTCTTATGTATATCCTTCTGCAAACAGACTAGTATG GTCTCCTGGATATACGGCGATTCCTCAGGTTCAAAGACATACGGCTGACTCCTCTAATACTGAATCTGGTGGAGAATCTTCTATTGGACAATCACAGCCACAACTTGCAGCCCAAGGTGGAGCTGCAAACTTGTCCTTCTCTCAGTTTCCACCTTACATGTTTGTCCCCGGAGCCAACTTGGCCTATGGGGAGAGGTTGGGCAGCGATCCAAATCTGACAGCTTCTCCGCTGGAGGCCCAGAAAAAGCTTCTTCAGCACCGGATTGAG ATCCTGCAGAATCAGCTTCAAGTTTTacagaaaccaaaaccaaaggaAAGTGTGGACATGGGCCCAACAATGGCATCTTTGGATGGCAAAGGAAAGAGTATCGCGGCTTCTTCATCTGTTTCGGACTGTGGACGTCATGAAGATCGGGTCGATTCGTAG